One genomic window of Pseudomonas chlororaphis subsp. piscium includes the following:
- a CDS encoding methionine ABC transporter permease yields the protein MWFDRLLQGVIDTFLMVGVSSLIALLAGIPLAVILVTSGKGGIYEAPRLNSVLGAFVNLFRSIPFLILMVALIPFTRLIVGTTYGVWAAVVPLTIAATPFFARIAEVSLREVDHGLIEAAQAMGCRRWHIVWHVLLPEALPGIVGGFTITLVTMINSSAMAGAIGAGGLGDIAYRYGYQRFDSQIMLTVIVLLVILVAAIQLGGDRLARVLNKR from the coding sequence ATGTGGTTTGATCGCTTGCTCCAGGGCGTTATCGATACCTTCCTGATGGTCGGCGTGTCGTCGCTGATCGCCTTGCTGGCGGGGATTCCGCTGGCGGTGATCCTGGTCACCAGCGGCAAGGGCGGGATCTATGAAGCACCCAGGCTGAACAGCGTGCTGGGGGCCTTCGTCAACCTGTTCCGCTCGATCCCGTTCCTGATCCTGATGGTGGCGCTGATCCCCTTCACCCGGCTGATCGTCGGCACCACCTACGGCGTCTGGGCAGCGGTGGTGCCACTGACCATCGCCGCCACGCCGTTCTTCGCGCGGATCGCCGAGGTCAGCCTGCGCGAGGTCGACCACGGCCTGATCGAAGCGGCCCAGGCCATGGGCTGCCGGCGCTGGCACATCGTCTGGCATGTGCTGTTGCCGGAAGCGCTGCCAGGCATCGTCGGCGGTTTCACCATCACCCTGGTGACCATGATCAACTCCTCGGCCATGGCCGGGGCCATCGGCGCCGGTGGGTTGGGGGACATTGCCTATCGCTATGGCTACCAGCGTTTCGACAGCCAGATCATGCTCACGGTGATCGTGCTGCTGGTGATCCTCGTCGCGGCGATCCAACTGGGCGGCGACCGCCTGGCGCGGGTGCTCAACAAACGTTGA
- a CDS encoding glycoside hydrolase — MSCIARPLRGLLLAVICLLSPWALAQPSLENPLWQVEIDPATLAIRVTPAGQPAVQASAGVDSHRVSALQQTPQRLSWQWDEGAWSLSATLRQRDLVLSIQAREPGALTFLRQPAGAMGKGLVWPLAEGHYVPTGDLRWQRFLLDQGEVNTTQDLSLPLWTLDHGAFTLSWLLTRPYNNRLSLSAAGPAMALTAQHQFTRLEPDAPLTMTLYLGDADLLAGAKRYRQWLLDNGRYETLEAKLARTPQGSKLLGASHVYLWGNDLLGADDVRSWPQLLRGLRGNEPLAVKLRAGLDKESAKILEVPAAKLDAYQRTTLLRSLNSALNQQARLGWQGAQEPDMQALAQGYGELRAQLAKVFALALSADPASWGSSLSLATMERLRAAGLERLWLGLGEGWEGGLWHPEAVRAAVAAGYLVAPYDSYETALRSDENPDWSTAHLGSRANRECAIVLENGQLKSGFQQSGHYTDPRCVRPLLEARVKAVQARVGFNSWFLDAYATGMLFDSYRAERPMTQAQNAEGNVAASRWIAEQQQLVSGSEDGNGVTAGGVLFAHGMQTPVMGWGDAQMSKEPKSPYYLGNWYPPEQPAMFFKSVPLKEPYRTVYFAPATRLPLYQTVFHGSLVTSHHWLFDSLKLSNVRVENELAQLLYNVPPLYHLSAATLRGRLPLIARQDAFFRPLHQRLGTQALTDFRWLTADRQVQQTTFADGSRLLANFDARPREVEGAMLAAQSIRAVLADGEVREYQVARQP, encoded by the coding sequence ATGTCCTGCATTGCCCGGCCTCTACGTGGCCTGCTGCTTGCCGTCATCTGCCTGCTGTCGCCCTGGGCCCTGGCCCAGCCGTCGCTGGAAAACCCGCTGTGGCAGGTCGAGATCGACCCGGCGACCCTGGCGATTCGCGTGACCCCCGCTGGCCAGCCGGCCGTGCAAGCCTCGGCGGGCGTGGACAGCCATCGGGTCAGCGCCCTGCAACAGACGCCGCAACGGCTTAGCTGGCAATGGGACGAGGGCGCCTGGAGCCTCAGCGCCACCCTGCGACAGCGCGACCTGGTGCTCTCCATCCAGGCCCGGGAGCCGGGGGCGCTGACGTTTCTGCGTCAGCCTGCCGGTGCCATGGGCAAGGGGCTGGTCTGGCCTTTGGCCGAGGGACATTACGTTCCGACGGGGGACCTGCGCTGGCAGCGGTTCCTGCTGGACCAGGGCGAGGTCAACACAACCCAGGACCTGAGCCTGCCGCTGTGGACCCTGGATCACGGCGCCTTCACCCTGAGCTGGCTGCTGACCCGCCCCTACAACAATCGCCTGAGCCTGAGCGCCGCAGGGCCGGCCATGGCGCTGACGGCGCAGCATCAGTTCACCCGCCTGGAACCCGACGCGCCGCTGACCATGACCTTGTACCTGGGGGACGCCGACTTGCTCGCGGGGGCCAAGCGCTATCGCCAGTGGCTGCTGGACAACGGGCGCTACGAGACCCTGGAGGCCAAGCTGGCGCGCACGCCGCAAGGCAGCAAGTTGCTCGGCGCCAGCCATGTCTACCTGTGGGGCAACGACCTGCTGGGGGCGGACGATGTGCGCAGCTGGCCGCAGCTGCTGCGGGGGCTGCGGGGCAACGAGCCGCTGGCGGTGAAGCTGCGGGCCGGCCTAGACAAGGAAAGCGCGAAGATCCTCGAGGTGCCCGCGGCCAAGCTGGATGCCTATCAGCGCACCACCCTGCTGCGCAGCCTCAACAGCGCGCTGAATCAGCAGGCGCGCCTGGGCTGGCAGGGCGCGCAAGAGCCGGACATGCAGGCCCTGGCCCAGGGCTACGGCGAGCTGCGGGCGCAACTGGCCAAGGTCTTTGCCCTGGCCCTGAGCGCCGATCCGGCGAGTTGGGGCAGCAGCCTGTCGCTGGCGACCATGGAGCGCTTGCGGGCAGCCGGTCTGGAACGTCTGTGGCTGGGCCTCGGCGAGGGTTGGGAAGGCGGGCTGTGGCACCCCGAGGCAGTGCGGGCCGCCGTCGCCGCCGGTTATCTGGTGGCGCCCTACGACTCCTACGAGACTGCGCTGCGCAGCGACGAGAACCCCGATTGGAGCACCGCCCACCTGGGTTCGCGGGCCAACCGCGAGTGCGCGATCGTGTTGGAGAACGGCCAGTTGAAAAGCGGTTTCCAGCAGTCCGGGCACTACACCGATCCTCGTTGCGTCCGGCCATTACTGGAGGCCCGGGTGAAGGCCGTGCAGGCCCGGGTCGGGTTCAACAGTTGGTTCCTCGATGCCTACGCCACCGGCATGCTGTTCGACAGCTACCGCGCCGAAAGGCCGATGACCCAGGCGCAGAACGCCGAGGGCAATGTCGCCGCCTCGCGCTGGATTGCCGAGCAGCAGCAACTGGTCAGCGGTTCCGAAGACGGCAATGGGGTGACGGCCGGCGGCGTGTTGTTCGCCCATGGTATGCAGACCCCGGTCATGGGCTGGGGCGATGCGCAGATGAGCAAGGAGCCGAAGTCGCCCTATTACCTGGGCAACTGGTACCCGCCGGAGCAGCCGGCGATGTTCTTCAAGAGTGTGCCGCTCAAGGAGCCTTACCGCACGGTGTATTTCGCGCCGGCGACACGCTTGCCGCTGTACCAGACGGTGTTCCACGGCTCGCTGGTGACCAGCCACCACTGGCTGTTCGACAGCCTCAAATTGAGCAATGTGCGGGTCGAAAATGAACTGGCCCAACTGCTCTACAACGTGCCGCCGCTGTATCACCTGAGTGCCGCCACCTTGCGCGGGCGCCTGCCGCTGATAGCCCGCCAGGATGCATTTTTCCGGCCTCTGCACCAGCGCCTCGGCACCCAGGCCCTCACGGATTTTCGCTGGTTGACGGCGGACCGCCAGGTGCAGCAGACCACCTTTGCCGACGGCTCGCGGCTGCTGGCGAATTTTGATGCCCGGCCCCGCGAGGTGGAAGGCGCGATGCTGGCGGCGCAGAGCATCAGGGCCGTACTGGCGGATGGCGAGGTGCGTGAGTATCAGGTCGCGCGCCAGCCCTGA
- a CDS encoding class I SAM-dependent methyltransferase, giving the protein MKLAPADLDQITSTTLGHYNQVAEDFREGTRDHDVSQNIDALLRHIQGAAPFTLLDFGCGPGRDLQTFTRLGHIAIGLDGSERFAQMARDDSGCEVWQQDFLKLGLPAERFDGIFANAVLFHIPSQELPRVLRQLHATLKPGGVLFSSNPRGDNREGWNGPRYGAYHDLAAWQHLLTAAGFVELEHYYRPAGLPREQQPWLASVWRKA; this is encoded by the coding sequence ATGAAACTCGCTCCCGCCGACCTCGACCAGATCACCTCCACCACCCTGGGCCACTACAACCAGGTGGCCGAAGACTTCCGCGAAGGCACCCGCGACCACGATGTCAGCCAGAACATCGACGCGCTGCTGCGGCATATCCAGGGCGCGGCGCCCTTCACCCTGCTGGACTTCGGCTGCGGCCCCGGGCGCGACCTGCAGACCTTCACCCGCCTCGGTCATATCGCCATCGGCCTCGACGGCTCCGAGCGTTTTGCCCAGATGGCCCGCGACGACAGCGGTTGCGAGGTCTGGCAGCAGGACTTCCTCAAGCTCGGCCTGCCCGCCGAACGCTTCGACGGCATCTTCGCCAACGCCGTGCTGTTTCATATCCCTTCGCAGGAGTTACCGCGGGTGCTGCGCCAGCTGCACGCCACGCTGAAACCCGGCGGCGTGCTGTTCAGCTCCAACCCGCGCGGCGACAACCGCGAAGGCTGGAACGGCCCGCGTTATGGCGCCTACCACGACCTGGCGGCGTGGCAGCACTTGCTGACAGCGGCGGGGTTTGTCGAGCTGGAGCATTACTACCGGCCCGCCGGGCTGCCGCGCGAGCAGCAGCCGTGGCTGGCGAGTGTGTGGCGCAAGGCCTGA
- a CDS encoding methionine ABC transporter ATP-binding protein, which translates to MSVAYLPHKASKQPPEQPQNAQQAELHPELNRAHVRFIGLTKTYQGQQGPVQALHGIDLAIQRGEVFGIIGRSGAGKSSLIRTINRLEQPSGGRVLIDQVDIGDFDEDRLVELRRRIGMIFQHFNLMSAKTVWQNVELPLKVAGVPKEQRERKVRELLELVGLKDKHKAYPAQLSGGQKQRVGIARALVHDPAILLCDEATSALDPETTQSILGLLKQINQRLGLTIILITHEMAVIRDICDHVVVLEHGHIVEQGPVWEVFGNPQHEVSKTLLAPLQHGLPEELQNRLQSQPKSSDAAVVLRVQFTGRTSDEPDLAALFSTLGGRVRLLHGGVERIQGHALGQLLLAVSGSSLGAEEQRLRAQHFLQKQWTQQVEVLGYVV; encoded by the coding sequence ATGAGCGTCGCCTATCTCCCGCACAAGGCCTCCAAGCAGCCACCCGAACAGCCGCAAAACGCACAGCAGGCCGAACTGCACCCGGAATTGAACCGGGCCCATGTGCGCTTCATCGGCCTGACCAAGACCTACCAGGGCCAGCAAGGCCCGGTACAGGCCCTGCACGGTATCGACCTGGCGATCCAGCGCGGTGAAGTGTTCGGCATCATCGGCCGCAGCGGCGCCGGCAAGTCGTCGCTGATCCGCACCATCAACCGCCTGGAACAGCCTTCGGGCGGCCGGGTGCTGATCGATCAGGTGGACATCGGCGACTTCGACGAGGACCGCCTGGTGGAGCTGCGCCGGCGCATCGGCATGATCTTCCAGCACTTCAACCTGATGTCGGCCAAGACCGTGTGGCAGAACGTCGAGCTGCCGCTGAAAGTGGCCGGCGTGCCCAAGGAACAACGCGAGCGCAAGGTGCGCGAACTGCTGGAGCTGGTGGGCCTGAAGGACAAGCACAAGGCCTACCCGGCGCAGCTCTCGGGCGGGCAGAAACAGCGGGTGGGCATCGCCCGGGCGCTGGTGCACGACCCGGCGATCCTGCTGTGCGACGAGGCCACCTCGGCGCTGGACCCGGAGACCACCCAGTCGATCCTCGGCCTGCTCAAACAGATCAACCAGCGCCTGGGCCTGACCATCATCCTGATCACCCACGAGATGGCGGTGATCCGCGATATCTGCGACCACGTGGTGGTGCTGGAGCACGGGCATATCGTCGAGCAGGGGCCGGTCTGGGAAGTGTTCGGCAACCCGCAGCACGAGGTCAGCAAGACCCTGCTGGCGCCCTTGCAGCACGGTTTGCCGGAGGAGCTGCAAAACCGCCTGCAAAGCCAGCCGAAGTCTTCGGACGCGGCGGTGGTATTGCGCGTGCAGTTCACCGGCAGGACCAGCGACGAACCGGACCTGGCCGCGCTGTTCAGCACTCTGGGCGGGCGCGTGCGGCTGCTGCACGGCGGCGTGGAACGGATTCAGGGGCATGCCCTGGGGCAACTGCTGCTGGCGGTCAGCGGCTCGTCCCTGGGCGCCGAGGAACAACGCCTGCGCGCGCAGCACTTTTTGCAGAAGCAATGGACACAACAGGTAGAGGTGCTGGGTTATGTGGTTTGA